The following are encoded together in the Dyella terrae genome:
- a CDS encoding LLM class flavin-dependent oxidoreductase, protein MIPFSVLDLAPVTEGSNTTQAFANTLDLARRAEQLGYTRYWLAEHHNMPGIASAATAVLIGHVAGGTSTIRVGAGGIMLPNHAPLQVAEQFGTLVSLYPGRIDLGLGRAPGTDHPTARALRRYFDSADAFPQDVAELLAYFEPATPEQPVRAVPGAGIEVPVWLLGSSLFSARLSAAMGLPFAFASHFAPDAMDEALALYRRDFRPSARLPSPYAMLGVNIVAAESDAEAKRLFTTQQQSFINLRRGRPGLIPPPIDDIETYWTPTEKFGVERALACAVIGSPDTVKEGIEAFVARHRPDELMVTANVFDHEARCRSFALVAEVKKRLAAAR, encoded by the coding sequence ATGATTCCTTTCTCTGTACTCGATCTGGCGCCCGTCACTGAGGGCAGCAACACCACCCAGGCCTTCGCCAACACGCTGGATCTGGCGCGCCGCGCCGAGCAGTTGGGCTATACGCGCTATTGGCTGGCCGAACACCACAACATGCCGGGCATCGCCAGCGCCGCTACGGCGGTGCTGATTGGCCATGTGGCCGGCGGAACCTCGACCATTCGCGTCGGCGCGGGCGGCATCATGCTGCCCAACCACGCGCCGCTGCAGGTGGCCGAGCAGTTCGGCACGCTGGTATCGCTCTATCCCGGGCGCATCGATCTGGGGCTGGGACGTGCGCCCGGTACCGATCATCCCACCGCGCGTGCGTTGCGACGCTATTTCGACAGCGCCGATGCGTTCCCGCAGGACGTGGCCGAGCTGCTCGCTTATTTCGAACCCGCCACGCCAGAGCAACCGGTCCGTGCTGTACCGGGCGCGGGCATCGAGGTGCCCGTATGGTTGCTGGGCTCCAGCCTGTTCAGTGCGCGGCTTTCCGCGGCGATGGGCTTGCCGTTCGCTTTCGCGTCGCACTTTGCGCCGGATGCGATGGACGAAGCGCTGGCGTTGTATCGCCGTGACTTCCGTCCTTCTGCACGCCTGCCATCGCCGTACGCGATGCTGGGCGTCAATATCGTCGCGGCAGAAAGCGACGCCGAGGCGAAGCGTTTGTTTACCACGCAGCAGCAGAGTTTCATCAATCTGCGTCGTGGACGCCCGGGCCTGATCCCGCCGCCGATCGACGATATCGAGACGTACTGGACGCCGACGGAGAAGTTCGGCGTGGAGCGTGCGCTCGCCTGCGCGGTGATCGGTAGCCCCGACACGGTGAAGGAAGGCATCGAAGCCTTCGTGGCGCGTCATCGTCCCGATGAGTTGATGGTGACGGCCAACGTGTTTGACCACGAAGCGCGTTGCCGTTCGTTTGCCCTGGTAGCCGAAGTGAAGAAGCGACTCGCCGCCGCTCGTTGA
- a CDS encoding HDOD domain-containing protein has protein sequence MMGNWWRVFGRERAAEPAAARPAAPNPELTVETLSPHATVPCDEIAERFFRFILNQPVSAGDTPNKVREQAILQRLRDQCESGRFDIRSLPRMPTVLPQLMRAMKNDKLSGAQLADLIKRDPVLVGEVMRVTGSVTYRTAHPIGSLQHAVVLLGQIGLRHVVTSYVMKPILMASAGASGQIVGQRLWDHAERCAHAAVYLSKGQCDAFESYLLALVGYSGLGAVARLLDRELQNTELPASSPAFIDDCVQLAAQLTVQAGQHWELPPAVQEALVEHAQHGSAALMLPMSRVLHVAQRLAMYQLLSEQGLLDRDSGVGDDPIATFPPQLVARCRQDLRQSFDTVTPP, from the coding sequence ATGATGGGGAACTGGTGGAGAGTCTTCGGACGTGAACGCGCGGCGGAACCAGCGGCGGCACGCCCGGCTGCACCCAATCCAGAACTAACTGTCGAGACGCTGTCGCCTCACGCCACCGTTCCGTGCGACGAGATCGCCGAACGCTTCTTCCGCTTTATCCTGAACCAGCCGGTCAGCGCCGGCGACACGCCCAACAAGGTGCGCGAGCAGGCCATCCTGCAGCGACTACGAGATCAGTGCGAAAGCGGTCGTTTCGATATACGCAGCCTGCCCCGCATGCCCACCGTGCTGCCGCAGCTGATGCGTGCGATGAAGAACGACAAGCTCAGCGGCGCGCAACTGGCTGACCTGATCAAGCGAGACCCTGTGCTGGTGGGCGAGGTCATGCGCGTCACCGGAAGCGTCACCTATCGCACCGCGCACCCCATCGGCAGCCTGCAGCACGCCGTGGTGCTGCTCGGCCAGATCGGCTTGCGCCATGTGGTGACGTCGTACGTGATGAAACCCATTCTGATGGCCAGCGCGGGTGCCAGCGGCCAGATCGTCGGCCAGCGCCTGTGGGACCACGCCGAACGCTGCGCGCACGCCGCGGTGTATCTCAGCAAAGGCCAATGCGACGCTTTCGAATCCTACCTGCTGGCGCTGGTCGGCTATAGCGGCCTGGGTGCCGTGGCCCGCCTGCTGGACAGGGAACTGCAGAACACCGAGCTGCCCGCCAGCTCGCCCGCCTTCATCGACGATTGCGTCCAGCTCGCGGCGCAGCTCACCGTGCAGGCGGGACAGCACTGGGAGCTGCCGCCTGCCGTGCAGGAGGCTCTGGTAGAACACGCGCAACACGGCAGCGCCGCGCTCATGCTGCCGATGAGCCGCGTATTGCACGTGGCTCAACGGCTGGCGATGTACCAGTTGCTGTCCGAGCAAGGCCTGCTCGATCGCGACTCCGGTGTCGGCGACGATCCCATCGCCACCTTCCCGCCGCAACTGGTCGCGCGTTGTCGGCAGGATCTGCGGCAGAGCTTCGACACCGTGACACCGCCGTAA
- a CDS encoding DMT family transporter: MTKMMLSRPVAAALLAAALFGASTPFAKQLVGQTSPFLLAGLLYLGSGIGLNLIRIVRDRSLQLPTMPASEWWWWLGAVIFGGVLGPLLLMFGLVQTTASTASMLLNLEAVLTALLAWVVFKENADRRIVAGMLLIVAGGLLLSWSSTGHGQGSWIGPVAIGGACLCWAIDNNLTRKVSAQDALFLAGGKGAVAGVINTAVGLAIGAAWPSWTQAMPAMLIGLLGYGISLVLFVLALRGLGTARTGAYFSTAPFIGAAIAILCFGEHASTMFWLAAALMGTGVWLHLTERHEHEHTHEAMLHAHRHVHDEHHQHEHDFDWDGTEPHTHPHQHTPITHTHPHYPDIHHRHGHA; this comes from the coding sequence ATGACCAAGATGATGCTCTCCCGCCCCGTCGCCGCTGCCCTGCTGGCGGCAGCGCTGTTCGGCGCCAGCACCCCGTTTGCCAAGCAGCTGGTCGGCCAGACCTCGCCCTTCCTGCTGGCCGGCCTGCTCTACCTCGGCAGCGGCATAGGCTTGAACCTGATCCGCATCGTGCGCGACCGGTCGCTGCAACTGCCGACCATGCCCGCGAGTGAATGGTGGTGGTGGTTGGGCGCGGTGATCTTCGGTGGCGTGCTCGGGCCACTGCTTCTCATGTTCGGGCTGGTCCAAACCACCGCATCCACCGCCTCCATGTTGCTCAACCTTGAAGCCGTGCTTACCGCACTGCTCGCGTGGGTTGTGTTCAAGGAAAACGCGGATCGACGCATCGTCGCCGGTATGTTGCTCATTGTCGCCGGTGGCTTGCTGCTTTCCTGGTCAAGTACGGGTCACGGCCAGGGTTCGTGGATCGGCCCCGTCGCGATCGGTGGCGCGTGCTTGTGCTGGGCCATCGACAACAATCTCACGCGCAAGGTCTCCGCGCAGGATGCGTTGTTCCTTGCGGGCGGCAAGGGTGCCGTGGCCGGTGTTATCAACACCGCGGTGGGACTGGCTATTGGCGCTGCGTGGCCGTCGTGGACGCAAGCGATGCCGGCCATGCTGATCGGCCTGCTCGGCTATGGCATCAGCCTCGTGCTATTCGTGCTCGCCCTGCGCGGCCTGGGCACGGCACGCACCGGCGCCTACTTTTCCACGGCGCCGTTCATCGGCGCCGCCATCGCCATCCTTTGCTTTGGCGAACACGCATCCACGATGTTTTGGCTGGCTGCCGCCTTGATGGGCACGGGCGTCTGGCTGCACCTGACCGAGCGGCACGAACACGAGCACACGCATGAAGCGATGCTCCACGCGCATCGCCATGTCCACGATGAGCATCACCAGCACGAACACGATTTCGACTGGGACGGCACGGAACCGCACACGCATCCGCACCAGCACACGCCCATCACGCACACGCACCCGCACTACCCGGACATCCATCATCGCCACGGCCATGCGTGA
- a CDS encoding NRAMP family divalent metal transporter, which produces MLNTHASQDHSNSAVLDSAHVGDIHGALGTISRHDTGRRTSWGARWRTLLAILGPGLIVMVGDNDAGAFSTYTQAGQNYGTALLWTLTLLIPVLYVNQEMVLRLGTVTGVGHARLILERFGKFWGAFSVIDLFILNALTIVTEFIGISLGLDHLGIPRYWGVAISALMIILAASTGNFRRFERFSLMLVLGSLLLVPVLVMVHPPMHQVLHDMVVPGMPKGAPLSEVMLLIIAIVGTTVAPWQLFFQQSYVIDKRITPRFMTYEKIDLVVGIVLVIVGAIAMMGFSAATFAGRPEMGQFADAAAVAAGVAKYVGEVPATLFSIALIDASIIGAAAVSLSTAYAIGDVFAINHSLHRKPSDAKTFYGVYVLLIVAAAALVLIPDSPLGLITNAVQTLAGILLPGASVFLLLLCNDKAVLGPWVNGRLTNIFTGIVVAVLVLLSIILTASVLYPSISSAQILSILVGGMALTAVVALGLFAARRLRGVPHAEPIHREGREHWRMPPLHTLPSAQMSVRRRLWLGVLRAYLAAALIMAIVKVVQMIVAKH; this is translated from the coding sequence ATGCTCAATACACACGCATCGCAAGACCACAGTAACTCGGCCGTGCTCGACAGCGCCCACGTTGGCGACATCCACGGCGCACTGGGGACCATCTCCCGCCACGACACCGGGCGACGAACCAGTTGGGGAGCACGCTGGCGCACCCTGCTCGCCATCCTTGGCCCGGGCTTGATCGTCATGGTCGGCGACAACGACGCTGGCGCCTTCAGCACCTACACGCAGGCCGGCCAGAATTACGGCACTGCGCTGCTGTGGACGCTGACGCTGCTGATACCCGTGCTCTATGTGAATCAGGAAATGGTGCTACGCCTCGGCACCGTCACCGGTGTCGGCCATGCACGACTCATCCTGGAGCGCTTCGGCAAATTTTGGGGTGCGTTCAGCGTCATCGACCTGTTCATCCTCAACGCACTCACCATCGTGACTGAGTTCATCGGCATCAGTCTCGGCCTCGATCATCTGGGTATTCCGCGCTACTGGGGCGTAGCGATATCGGCGCTGATGATCATCCTAGCCGCCAGTACGGGCAATTTCCGGCGTTTTGAACGTTTCTCGCTCATGTTGGTGCTGGGCAGCCTGCTGCTGGTGCCCGTGCTGGTGATGGTGCATCCGCCGATGCATCAGGTGCTGCATGACATGGTGGTACCGGGCATGCCGAAAGGCGCGCCACTGAGCGAAGTGATGCTGCTGATCATCGCTATCGTCGGCACTACGGTGGCCCCGTGGCAGTTGTTCTTCCAGCAAAGCTACGTCATCGATAAGCGCATCACGCCGCGTTTCATGACTTACGAAAAGATCGATCTGGTCGTTGGCATCGTGCTGGTGATCGTGGGCGCCATCGCCATGATGGGTTTCAGCGCGGCCACCTTCGCCGGCCGTCCTGAGATGGGGCAATTCGCTGACGCCGCCGCAGTGGCCGCCGGCGTTGCCAAGTATGTAGGCGAAGTACCTGCCACGCTGTTCTCGATTGCGCTGATTGACGCGAGCATCATCGGTGCGGCAGCCGTGTCGCTATCGACGGCCTACGCGATCGGTGACGTGTTCGCGATCAATCACTCGCTGCACCGCAAGCCTTCCGATGCCAAGACGTTCTACGGCGTGTATGTCCTGCTGATCGTCGCGGCCGCAGCCCTGGTGCTTATCCCCGACTCGCCGCTGGGCCTGATCACCAACGCAGTGCAAACGCTGGCCGGCATCCTGCTTCCCGGCGCCTCGGTGTTCCTGCTGCTGTTGTGCAACGACAAGGCCGTGCTCGGCCCGTGGGTCAACGGACGCCTGACGAACATCTTCACTGGCATCGTGGTCGCGGTGCTGGTGCTGCTGTCGATCATCCTCACCGCATCCGTGCTTTATCCGTCCATCAGCAGCGCGCAGATCCTCAGCATCCTCGTGGGCGGCATGGCGCTGACGGCCGTCGTTGCGCTTGGCCTTTTTGCAGCACGTCGCCTGCGCGGTGTACCGCACGCTGAACCTATCCATCGTGAAGGCCGTGAACACTGGCGCATGCCACCGCTGCACACCTTGCCTTCCGCGCAGATGAGCGTGCGTCGTCGCCTGTGGTTGGGCGTGCTGCGCGCCTATCTCGCGGCCGCTTTGATCATGGCCATCGTGAAGGTCGTACAGATGATCGTCGCCAAGCACTAG
- a CDS encoding carbohydrate porin encodes MYPTLAPLARRTLSAAFLAGCLASAAHAADVDTDTPAPTTADDRAAVPSREPQPSSDVDTHEDRWSAHAQTTYVWQHKDAFDAPYTGPQSLIPQAEHSYTWTFTAFLGARFWQGGELYVNPEVVEGLPFSHLYGLASINNGEIQKNGGTTPRGYYARAFLRQVINLGGETFHVDAGPNQLASNYQRERLVITLGKITQTDLFEKNTYANDPRTQFLNWAMITHGAWDYAADARAYTIGGAAELYWNEWAVRAGRFMEPTVANGTKLNYNIGRYHGDTLEVEHDHSIDGQPGLVRVMVFRNRAFAGSYRDAINEALVTGGVPDVTAVRKDSDKTGYGISLEQRVTDDVGVFLRASKADDKVEEYAFTEIDDTISGGVSINGMRWKRPDDTVGLAYSSSGLNQDHRDYLAAGGLGGFLGDGQLTHYGREQVFEAYYNVQVIKGVQVSFDFQQVTNPGYNADRKGPVRIFGGRLHFEI; translated from the coding sequence ATGTACCCAACCCTCGCCCCTCTCGCGCGCCGCACACTATCTGCAGCGTTCCTGGCCGGTTGCCTCGCCTCGGCCGCTCACGCAGCCGATGTGGACACCGACACGCCTGCACCGACGACGGCCGACGACCGTGCCGCCGTGCCTTCGCGCGAGCCGCAACCGTCGAGCGATGTCGATACCCACGAGGACCGCTGGAGCGCCCACGCGCAGACCACCTACGTGTGGCAGCACAAGGATGCGTTCGACGCGCCTTACACCGGGCCGCAAAGCTTGATCCCGCAAGCGGAGCACAGCTACACCTGGACGTTTACTGCGTTTCTCGGTGCGCGCTTCTGGCAAGGCGGCGAGCTCTACGTGAACCCCGAAGTGGTCGAAGGTCTGCCGTTTTCCCACCTGTATGGTCTGGCCAGCATCAACAACGGCGAGATCCAGAAAAACGGCGGCACCACGCCGCGCGGCTACTACGCACGCGCCTTCCTCCGCCAGGTGATCAACCTCGGTGGCGAGACGTTCCACGTTGACGCTGGCCCCAATCAGTTGGCGAGCAACTATCAGCGCGAACGCCTGGTCATCACGCTGGGCAAGATCACGCAAACCGATCTGTTCGAGAAGAACACCTACGCCAATGATCCGCGCACGCAGTTCCTTAACTGGGCCATGATCACGCACGGTGCCTGGGACTACGCGGCGGATGCGCGCGCCTACACCATTGGCGGCGCGGCCGAGCTCTACTGGAACGAGTGGGCGGTGCGCGCGGGGCGTTTCATGGAGCCCACCGTCGCCAATGGCACCAAGCTCAATTACAACATCGGCCGCTATCACGGTGACACGCTCGAGGTCGAACACGATCACAGCATCGATGGTCAGCCGGGACTCGTCCGCGTGATGGTGTTTCGCAACCGCGCGTTCGCCGGCAGTTACCGCGATGCGATCAACGAAGCGCTGGTTACCGGTGGTGTGCCGGACGTGACGGCGGTACGCAAGGATTCGGACAAGACCGGGTATGGCATCAGCCTGGAGCAACGCGTCACCGACGACGTGGGCGTCTTCCTTCGTGCCAGCAAGGCCGACGACAAAGTGGAGGAGTATGCCTTCACTGAAATCGACGACACCATTTCCGGCGGAGTCTCGATCAACGGTATGCGCTGGAAGCGACCCGACGACACGGTGGGCTTGGCCTATTCGTCATCTGGACTCAATCAGGATCACCGCGATTATCTGGCGGCAGGCGGACTCGGCGGTTTCCTTGGCGACGGACAGCTAACGCACTACGGTCGCGAACAGGTATTCGAGGCGTACTACAACGTCCAGGTGATCAAGGGCGTGCAGGTGAGCTTCGACTTCCAGCAGGTCACCAACCCGGGTTACAACGCCGACCGCAAGGGGCCCGTGCGGATCTTCGGCGGACGCCTGCACTTCGAAATCTGA
- a CDS encoding S-adenosylmethionine decarboxylase, with translation MNSMHFLGEWFDCRASLSALRDPEAIRALCVEHVMRHHIAITYDFFTVSAHRGVIGAVMADDLHIVVRTFPDRDSINVDLYAVPSHHTDVAAMFQLLTGLCDDFKPARTVLHRVQHGTDAMPAGRLPITPTQTFGAERWRAA, from the coding sequence ATGAACAGCATGCATTTCCTTGGCGAATGGTTCGATTGCCGCGCGTCGCTGAGCGCGTTGCGCGACCCTGAAGCCATCCGTGCGCTTTGCGTCGAGCACGTGATGCGGCACCACATAGCGATTACCTATGACTTCTTCACCGTTTCAGCCCATCGAGGCGTGATCGGCGCGGTCATGGCGGACGACCTGCACATCGTCGTGCGTACCTTTCCTGATCGCGATTCGATCAACGTCGACCTGTACGCCGTTCCGTCGCACCACACGGACGTCGCGGCGATGTTCCAGTTGCTGACCGGCCTCTGCGACGACTTCAAGCCGGCGCGTACGGTGCTGCATCGCGTGCAGCACGGCACCGATGCGATGCCCGCCGGGCGCCTGCCCATCACACCCACCCAGACCTTCGGCGCAGAGAGGTGGCGTGCCGCCTAG
- a CDS encoding YncE family protein produces the protein MAIAKSLRSTRLFRLAPFALAAACMAGTALAASSVTTVPGMPPVVNPADMYSESGLGHLSPAVKNDLERIYVPNLRSNDVYVIDPKTYKVVDKFKVGESPQHVVPSWDLRTLWVTNNAERKKTGSLTPIDPRTGKPGTEVPVDDPYNMYFTPDGKESIVVAEAFARLDFRDAHTQALHNSLQAPECKGINHAEFSIDGSFAIFTCEFTGKLVKIDMVNRKVVGYLDLSKKGMPQDIRSSPDGKTFYVADMMADGLYLIDPYSFKQVGFIKTGVGTHGLYPSRDGTKLYVANRGSNKVHGPRGGKGSVSVVDFASQKVVANWGIPGGGSPDMGNVSADGKTLWLSGRFDDVVYAFDTTSGQVRIIKVGQEPHGLAVWPQPGRYSLGHTGIMR, from the coding sequence ATGGCCATCGCTAAATCCCTGCGCTCCACCCGTCTGTTCCGACTCGCACCGTTCGCGCTTGCCGCGGCGTGTATGGCCGGCACTGCCCTGGCGGCTTCGTCCGTGACCACCGTGCCCGGCATGCCGCCGGTGGTGAATCCTGCCGACATGTACAGCGAGTCTGGCCTCGGCCACCTGAGCCCGGCAGTGAAGAACGATCTGGAACGCATCTACGTGCCGAACCTGCGTTCCAACGACGTCTACGTGATCGACCCGAAAACGTACAAGGTCGTGGACAAGTTCAAGGTGGGCGAGAGTCCGCAGCACGTCGTGCCGTCGTGGGATCTGCGCACCCTGTGGGTGACCAACAACGCCGAGCGCAAAAAGACCGGCAGCCTGACGCCGATCGATCCGCGTACCGGTAAGCCGGGCACCGAGGTGCCGGTGGACGATCCGTACAACATGTACTTCACGCCGGACGGCAAGGAATCCATCGTGGTGGCTGAGGCGTTCGCGCGCCTGGACTTCCGCGATGCGCACACCCAGGCGCTGCATAACAGCCTGCAGGCGCCGGAGTGCAAGGGCATCAACCACGCCGAGTTCTCTATCGATGGCAGCTTCGCCATCTTCACCTGCGAATTCACCGGCAAGTTGGTGAAGATCGACATGGTCAACCGCAAGGTGGTGGGTTACCTCGACCTGTCCAAGAAGGGCATGCCGCAGGACATCCGCTCGTCCCCGGACGGCAAGACTTTCTACGTCGCCGACATGATGGCCGACGGCCTGTACCTGATTGATCCCTACAGCTTCAAGCAGGTGGGTTTCATCAAGACTGGCGTGGGCACGCATGGCCTGTACCCGAGCCGTGACGGCACCAAGCTGTATGTCGCCAACCGCGGTTCCAATAAGGTGCATGGTCCGCGCGGCGGCAAGGGCAGCGTGTCGGTGGTCGATTTCGCTTCGCAGAAAGTGGTCGCCAACTGGGGCATTCCCGGCGGTGGCAGCCCGGATATGGGCAACGTGAGCGCGGACGGTAAGACGCTGTGGCTCTCCGGTCGCTTCGACGACGTGGTGTACGCGTTCGACACCACCAGCGGTCAGGTGCGCATCATCAAGGTGGGCCAGGAGCCGCACGGCTTGGCGGTGTGGCCGCAGCCGGGCCGCTACTCGCTGGGTCATACCGGCATCATGCGCTGA